One window of the Streptomyces sp. WZ-12 genome contains the following:
- a CDS encoding peptidoglycan D,D-transpeptidase FtsI family protein — protein MNRPIKHVAVFCGVMVMALFLRATWVQFVKGGTLADDPHNRRVQIEAFSQPRGDIIVGGEAITGSEATPGSDFLYKRVFKDGPVYAPITGYFSQAQGATFLEGVYSDLLSGKDDRLYTGPLDALTGRKPRGGDVVTTIDPAAQKAAYKGLTDLNAQGAVVALDPRTGRILAMASTPSYDPSAFAGISAKEGERFQKLDKDKNKPLSNRAIRETYPPGSTFKILTAAAALESGAVTDINASSGAPSPYQLPLSTTKVGSVVPDAQCDRVSMKIGMQWSCNNVFLDAALKTGRDKMRETAEKFGFNKEQFTPVRAVAGAYPDKLDKSQTALTGMGQGSLASTPLQMAMVTAGLANNGKVMKPYMVEELRGADLSTIEKTEPEVLNQAVSENTAKKVQEMMEYTVTDGTGDKVRIDGVTVGGKPGTAQHGADVRDELPYAWFVSYAKLKDGSSPVAVAVLVDPKDINISRSDIAGGRLGAPIAKAVMKAVLDQQ, from the coding sequence ATGAACAGACCGATCAAACACGTAGCCGTCTTCTGCGGGGTCATGGTGATGGCACTCTTCCTCCGGGCCACTTGGGTGCAGTTCGTCAAAGGCGGCACCCTGGCCGACGATCCGCACAACCGGCGGGTGCAGATCGAGGCGTTCTCCCAGCCTCGCGGCGACATCATTGTCGGAGGGGAGGCCATCACCGGTTCTGAGGCGACGCCCGGCTCGGACTTCCTGTACAAGCGGGTCTTCAAGGACGGCCCGGTGTACGCGCCGATCACGGGCTACTTCTCCCAGGCGCAAGGCGCGACCTTCCTGGAAGGCGTTTACAGTGACCTGTTGAGCGGCAAGGACGACCGACTGTACACCGGGCCGCTGGACGCGCTGACCGGTAGGAAGCCCCGGGGCGGCGACGTCGTCACCACGATCGACCCGGCGGCGCAGAAGGCCGCCTACAAGGGGCTGACGGATCTGAACGCCCAGGGCGCCGTGGTCGCCCTGGACCCGCGCACCGGCAGGATCCTCGCCATGGCGAGCACGCCATCCTACGACCCTTCCGCCTTCGCTGGCATCTCCGCCAAGGAAGGAGAGAGGTTCCAGAAGCTGGACAAGGACAAGAACAAGCCGCTGAGCAACCGCGCCATCCGCGAGACCTACCCGCCCGGATCCACCTTCAAGATCCTCACAGCGGCAGCCGCGCTCGAGAGCGGTGCCGTCACCGACATCAACGCCTCCTCCGGAGCACCGTCCCCCTACCAGCTTCCGCTCAGCACGACGAAGGTTGGCAGCGTTGTCCCCGACGCCCAGTGTGACCGCGTCTCGATGAAAATCGGCATGCAGTGGTCGTGCAACAACGTCTTCCTCGACGCAGCGCTCAAGACAGGCAGGGACAAGATGCGGGAGACGGCCGAGAAGTTCGGCTTCAACAAGGAGCAGTTTACGCCCGTGCGCGCCGTCGCCGGTGCCTACCCCGACAAGCTGGACAAGTCGCAGACCGCGCTGACCGGCATGGGACAGGGCAGCCTGGCCAGTACACCGCTCCAGATGGCCATGGTCACCGCAGGACTGGCCAACAACGGCAAGGTAATGAAGCCGTACATGGTCGAGGAACTGCGCGGCGCCGACCTGTCCACCATCGAGAAGACCGAGCCCGAGGTGCTGAACCAGGCCGTCTCCGAGAACACCGCGAAGAAGGTGCAGGAGATGATGGAGTACACGGTGACCGACGGCACCGGGGACAAGGTGCGCATCGACGGCGTCACGGTCGGCGGCAAGCCGGGCACCGCCCAGCACGGTGCCGACGTCCGCGACGAGCTTCCCTACGCCTGGTTCGTCTCCTACGCCAAGCTCAAGGACGGGTCCTCCCCGGTTGCCGTCGCCGTTCTCGTCGACCCCAAGGACATAAACATCTCCCGCTCGGACATCGCGGGCGGGCGGCTGGGTGCGCCGATCGCCAAGGCGGTCATGAAGGCCGTTCTGGACCAGCAGTAG
- a CDS encoding IS3 family transposase, producing MTGLLDEHPDLGVECVLRELHIASSTYYRWRRAEKQPCERRRRDVELTERIKEIHTESGGIYGSPRVHAVLKREGTRVGRKRVERLMREADLAGISPRRTGFTRRDPKATLAPDLVNRDFTAPAPNRLWVTDLTMISTGEGPLWLSAIRDAFSRRVVAWETSARADADLVLTTLEYALASREVEPGKLIHHADHGCQYTSIKLTTRLLRAGVDASMGSVGDSHDNALAENLWMLIKTECVRGRVFATRAEANLALFEYTDGFYNSRRTQERLGFPSPIEFEEKYYAEQATAERANLKPRQPLLTS from the coding sequence CGGGAACTGCACATCGCCTCCTCCACCTACTACCGCTGGCGCCGCGCCGAGAAGCAGCCGTGCGAGCGGCGGCGTCGCGACGTCGAGCTGACCGAGCGGATCAAGGAGATCCACACCGAGTCCGGCGGGATCTACGGCTCTCCGCGCGTGCATGCCGTGCTGAAACGCGAGGGCACACGCGTGGGCCGCAAGCGGGTCGAGCGCCTGATGCGCGAGGCCGACCTGGCGGGCATCAGCCCGCGCCGCACAGGCTTCACGCGCCGGGATCCGAAGGCCACACTCGCCCCGGACCTGGTCAACCGGGACTTCACCGCACCGGCGCCGAACCGGCTGTGGGTCACCGACCTGACGATGATCTCGACCGGCGAGGGCCCGCTGTGGCTGTCGGCGATCCGGGACGCGTTCTCCCGCCGGGTGGTGGCCTGGGAGACCTCCGCCCGCGCGGACGCCGACCTGGTCCTGACCACGCTGGAGTACGCCCTCGCGTCCCGCGAGGTCGAGCCCGGCAAGCTCATCCACCATGCCGACCACGGCTGTCAGTACACATCCATCAAGCTCACAACTCGCCTGCTGCGGGCAGGAGTTGACGCGTCCATGGGCTCCGTCGGGGACAGCCACGACAACGCCCTCGCGGAGAACCTGTGGATGCTGATCAAGACCGAGTGCGTGCGCGGCCGCGTCTTCGCCACACGTGCCGAGGCGAACCTCGCGCTCTTCGAGTACACAGACGGCTTCTATAACTCCCGCCGCACCCAGGAACGACTCGGCTTCCCCAGCCCGATCGAATTCGAGGAGAAGTACTACGCCGAGCAGGCAACGGCCGAACGAGCGAACCTGAAACCCCGTCAACCCCTCCTGACCAGCTGA
- a CDS encoding winged helix-turn-helix domain-containing protein codes for MSAGQEAELEDLLRAGPMAHGWEDQRWTLARIGRLIEERFHVTYEFPVKSAC; via the coding sequence TTGAGCGCCGGGCAGGAAGCGGAGCTGGAGGACTTGCTGCGGGCTGGTCCGATGGCGCACGGCTGGGAGGACCAGCGGTGGACGCTGGCGCGGATCGGCCGGCTGATCGAGGAGCGGTTCCACGTCACGTATGAGTTCCCTGTCAAGTCAGCGTGTTGA
- a CDS encoding integrase, translated as MTTAPELDPYLLPLPLPTSPVIPTALVVAHAHLNSAYADPVWLMAPLTDKPSASKLAVHWRNCPVVFQDEVRLIAWNMINGQLRPTHLKARGNRLRSRLSPVGTVDTVRWWSHFATWLTKQGITTLADCDVAVLHEYGMHLRDKYTGREYVKKWLAALTRLWAFDQLSARPTGIARPPWDELGADDYLPSATSTTGGENDNEPLAEQTMGPLLVRAIRMIDDFADDILGAWDESQRLVEAARTNPTTPAGRDALMAHLTPLLNDHSPLPSSMNQGKPSLARQYISGVTGASRRDLEWAVQRHDLVATVGLRPGPCPLDVSVTGLVDGQPWREKIDFNEVASLRRHLGTAAFIVLAFLTGMRPDEILGLRSGCCPDPVPGPDGTVGRHLIRGHEYKTATDEDGNYAASGAERDVPWVAITPVVRSIRVLERMVPAGHLLLDHDAHDQCQRTDTGSLKNSAIRTRIEDFIAWSNTEAEAQGITGEIIPPDPHGNVGTERFRRSLAWHIARRPNDLVALAIQYGHLRTTFVSEGYASRSRDGIHELIDMETVLAVADTVSELHESLEAGEGVSGPAARRAITTATSAALFTGTAITATTARRLLANEDAMIYDNPQALVLCHYRREQALCHRDEVKDTPSLDHCVPGCGNVVRTDQHAARLRQRADIIDKRAPVTPQPVGDRLRTNANILRAIADHHRPHPDHTPGDCCMAPALDERERIRKAMDRILNGTPESSNGALTIVALAQEAGVPRNALTQRHLDLKKEFYERLKERGAALDVEVRLRRNIVKLKTTIANKNKELDQLRADVPALIRALNQVTLENQQLREALAQPDPNVVPLRGRRRPHPDE; from the coding sequence GTGACCACCGCCCCCGAACTCGATCCCTACCTCCTGCCGCTGCCCCTTCCGACCTCGCCCGTCATCCCGACGGCTCTCGTCGTCGCCCACGCACACCTCAACAGCGCTTACGCGGACCCGGTCTGGCTGATGGCTCCGCTCACCGACAAGCCCAGCGCGAGCAAACTCGCAGTCCACTGGCGGAACTGCCCGGTCGTCTTCCAGGACGAAGTGCGGCTGATCGCCTGGAACATGATCAACGGGCAGCTGCGGCCCACTCATCTCAAGGCCCGCGGCAACCGCCTGCGGTCCCGACTCAGCCCGGTCGGCACCGTCGACACGGTGAGATGGTGGTCGCACTTCGCGACATGGCTGACCAAGCAAGGCATCACCACCCTCGCGGACTGCGACGTCGCGGTCTTGCACGAGTACGGCATGCACCTGCGCGACAAGTACACCGGCCGTGAGTACGTGAAGAAGTGGCTCGCAGCCCTGACGCGGTTGTGGGCCTTCGACCAGCTCTCCGCCCGGCCCACCGGCATCGCCCGGCCACCTTGGGACGAGCTCGGGGCGGACGACTACCTGCCGTCCGCGACCTCCACCACCGGCGGGGAGAACGACAACGAGCCCCTGGCCGAACAGACCATGGGGCCTCTGCTCGTCCGGGCGATCCGCATGATCGACGACTTCGCCGACGACATCCTCGGAGCCTGGGACGAGAGCCAACGACTCGTCGAAGCCGCCCGCACCAACCCGACCACCCCGGCCGGACGGGACGCCCTCATGGCCCACCTGACCCCGCTCCTGAACGATCACTCTCCCTTGCCGAGCTCGATGAACCAGGGGAAGCCGAGTCTGGCCCGGCAGTACATCAGCGGCGTCACCGGAGCCTCCCGGCGCGATCTCGAATGGGCCGTCCAGCGGCACGACCTGGTCGCCACAGTCGGCCTGCGGCCAGGCCCCTGCCCCCTGGATGTTTCGGTGACCGGTCTGGTCGATGGGCAGCCATGGCGCGAGAAGATCGACTTCAACGAAGTCGCGAGCCTCCGCCGGCATCTCGGAACAGCCGCGTTCATCGTTTTGGCCTTTTTGACCGGAATGCGCCCCGATGAAATTCTCGGCCTCCGCTCCGGCTGCTGCCCGGACCCCGTCCCGGGCCCGGACGGGACCGTCGGCCGGCACCTTATCCGCGGTCATGAATACAAGACCGCGACCGACGAGGACGGCAACTACGCGGCCTCTGGCGCTGAACGCGACGTCCCCTGGGTGGCCATCACTCCCGTCGTCCGCTCCATACGTGTTCTGGAACGGATGGTCCCCGCCGGACACCTCCTGCTTGACCACGACGCACACGACCAATGCCAGCGAACCGACACGGGCTCCCTCAAGAACAGTGCCATCCGGACCCGGATCGAGGACTTCATCGCATGGTCGAACACCGAGGCCGAGGCCCAGGGAATCACCGGAGAGATCATCCCTCCCGACCCTCACGGCAACGTCGGAACTGAGCGATTTCGCAGGTCATTGGCCTGGCATATCGCCCGGCGGCCTAACGATCTCGTCGCTCTCGCCATCCAGTACGGGCACTTGCGGACGACCTTCGTCTCCGAGGGGTACGCCTCCCGCAGCCGCGACGGCATCCACGAACTCATCGACATGGAGACCGTCCTCGCCGTTGCCGACACCGTCTCCGAGCTCCATGAAAGCCTCGAAGCGGGCGAAGGCGTCTCCGGGCCCGCCGCCCGACGCGCCATCACCACCGCCACCAGTGCCGCCCTGTTCACCGGAACCGCCATCACCGCGACCACCGCCCGCCGCCTCCTGGCGAACGAGGACGCGATGATCTACGACAATCCCCAGGCCCTCGTGCTATGCCACTACCGGCGCGAACAGGCCCTCTGCCACCGCGACGAGGTCAAGGACACCCCGAGCCTGGACCACTGCGTTCCCGGCTGCGGCAACGTCGTCCGCACCGACCAGCACGCGGCCCGGCTTCGCCAGCGCGCGGACATCATCGACAAACGTGCCCCCGTTACCCCGCAACCGGTCGGGGACAGGCTGCGGACCAACGCCAACATCCTCCGCGCCATCGCCGATCACCACCGACCGCACCCGGATCACACTCCAGGAGACTGCTGCATGGCCCCCGCCCTCGACGAGCGCGAGCGCATCCGCAAGGCGATGGACCGGATCTTGAACGGCACCCCGGAGTCCTCGAACGGCGCCCTCACGATCGTTGCGCTGGCCCAGGAAGCCGGTGTTCCAAGAAATGCCCTGACCCAGCGGCATCTCGACCTGAAGAAGGAATTCTACGAACGGCTCAAAGAACGAGGGGCGGCTCTGGACGTCGAAGTCCGTCTCCGGCGGAACATCGTGAAGCTCAAAACGACGATCGCTAACAAGAACAAGGAACTCGATCAGCTCCGAGCAGACGTCCCTGCCCTCATCCGGGCCCTCAACCAGGTCACCTTGGAGAACCAGCAACTGAGAGAAGCACTCGCCCAGCCAGACCCGAATGTCGTCCCGCTCCGCGGCAGGCGACGACCCCACCCGGACGAGTGA
- a CDS encoding helix-turn-helix domain-containing protein, protein MRAADLFEQGIRQSGVAGMLGVTPQAVSLWRRVWAEGGREALLSKGRAAART, encoded by the coding sequence ATGCGGGCAGCTGATTTATTCGAACAAGGGATACGGCAGAGCGGGGTCGCGGGCATGCTCGGGGTGACGCCGCAGGCGGTCAGCCTGTGGCGTCGGGTCTGGGCCGAGGGCGGTCGGGAGGCTCTGCTGTCGAAGGGTCGGGCGGCAGCTCGTACTTGA
- a CDS encoding IS3 family transposase, producing MELIDEHPHLGVEPVLREISVLSATYYRWRRAEREPCERKRRDVELTEQIRKIHTDSGGIYGSPRVHAVLKRKGVHVGRKRVERLMREDGLAGVSPRRKGFTRRDPKATLAPDLVGRDFTAPAPNRLWVTDLTMIPTGEGPLWLSAIRDAFSRRVVAWETSAHADADLVLTVLEYALASREVEPGTLIHHADHGCQYTSIKLTTRPLRAGIEASMGSIGDSFDNALAKNLWSTIKTEGIRGRTFTTRAEANLALFEYIDGF from the coding sequence ATGGAGCTCATCGATGAGCATCCGCATCTGGGGGTCGAGCCCGTACTCCGGGAGATCTCCGTCCTTTCCGCCACCTACTACCGCTGGCGTCGAGCCGAGAGGGAACCGTGCGAGCGCAAACGTCGCGACGTCGAGCTGACCGAGCAGATCCGCAAGATTCACACGGACTCCGGTGGGATCTACGGCTCTCCCCGTGTACACGCCGTCCTCAAACGCAAGGGCGTCCACGTCGGCCGCAAGCGGGTCGAGCGCCTGATGCGCGAGGACGGTCTGGCGGGCGTGAGCCCTCGGCGCAAGGGGTTCACGCGCCGGGATCCGAAGGCTACCTTGGCCCCGGACCTGGTGGGCAGGGACTTCACCGCGCCGGCACCGAACCGGTTGTGGGTCACCGACCTGACCATGATCCCCACCGGCGAGGGGCCCCTGTGGCTCTCCGCGATCCGCGACGCCTTCTCCCGCCGGGTGGTCGCCTGGGAGACCTCCGCCCACGCCGACGCGGACCTGGTGCTCACCGTGCTGGAGTACGCGCTCGCATCCCGCGAGGTCGAGCCCGGCACACTCATTCACCACGCCGATCACGGCTGTCAATACACGTCCATCAAACTCACAACACGCCCGCTCAGAGCGGGCATTGAGGCATCTATGGGATCGATCGGCGACAGCTTCGACAACGCCCTCGCCAAGAACCTGTGGTCCACGATCAAAACCGAGGGCATCCGCGGCCGCACCTTCACCACCAGGGCCGAAGCCAACCTCGCACTCTTCGAGTACATCGACGGCTTCTAA